From the genome of Pelobacter propionicus DSM 2379, one region includes:
- a CDS encoding thioredoxin domain-containing protein, whose translation MQDVSREKDENSWIRSLWALEKGRLPADGGAVFNRLIFAASPYLLQHADNPVDWYPWGEEAFETAAREDKPLMVSIGYATCHWCHVMARESFEDPEVAAIINRHLIPVKVDREERPDIDSLYMTAARILTGSGAGWPLTIFLTPERKPFYCATYIPKTGSNGVLGIVETVEKISEIWNTNRDLINENSDTVVRALREIVAPVSADTDFGRVLDEAQASLQGMYDYLNGGFGGGAKFPLPHNLSFLLRMWRRTQNQDIEEMVAYTLRMMRDGGIYDQLGFGFHRYAVDPEWRVPHFEKMLYDQALIAITCLEAFQAYGDEFLKDMAMEIFSFVFDELTSPDGGFCSGLGADSGGGEGYYYLWSRGEIDRNLDGETSRLFCEAFGVTDTGNFEGGNILYQPRSVALLARENGLDAGELDRRLETARAKLLEVRAERVRPFRDEKILVAWNGLMVAALARGAAVSGEQRLLEAARSAVRFIARNLHTPAGRLLRSYHQSVASVPAFLEDYAFLCWGMVELYQVDGDPVMLQGALGLARGMLDLFSDAVTGAFYDTASEAEQVLVRMKNAHDGAIPSGNSIACLCLLKLGKICGDEALTHAGERCLVSWMGSLAEQPIAHIQMVTALDFFLGPDVEITLIGDRDKPGVRELLNVIHRYFIPGLVLRFKGDGDVYPMVGGLPTAYVCARGACRPPVNDAAQLEQLLSEIV comes from the coding sequence ATGCAGGACGTTTCCAGGGAAAAAGACGAGAACTCATGGATACGGAGTTTGTGGGCACTGGAAAAGGGGAGATTGCCGGCGGATGGTGGTGCAGTCTTCAATCGGCTGATCTTTGCCGCGAGTCCCTATCTGCTGCAACACGCTGATAATCCCGTTGACTGGTATCCCTGGGGGGAGGAGGCGTTTGAAACTGCGGCACGAGAGGATAAACCGCTTATGGTTTCAATTGGATACGCCACCTGTCACTGGTGTCATGTCATGGCCCGTGAATCGTTTGAAGATCCAGAGGTGGCGGCGATCATCAACCGGCACCTGATTCCGGTCAAGGTGGACCGCGAGGAGCGGCCTGATATTGATTCGCTTTATATGACCGCGGCCAGGATACTGACCGGTAGCGGCGCAGGATGGCCTCTGACGATTTTTCTGACCCCTGAGCGCAAACCGTTTTACTGCGCAACCTATATCCCCAAGACAGGGAGCAACGGGGTTTTGGGTATTGTGGAAACCGTTGAGAAGATCAGCGAAATTTGGAATACCAATCGAGATCTGATTAATGAAAATAGTGATACGGTTGTCAGGGCGCTGCGCGAGATTGTCGCTCCAGTCTCTGCTGATACCGATTTTGGCCGGGTTCTGGATGAGGCCCAGGCCTCACTGCAAGGGATGTACGACTACCTGAATGGCGGATTCGGCGGCGGTGCTAAGTTTCCGTTGCCGCATAATCTCTCCTTTTTACTGCGCATGTGGCGGCGGACACAGAATCAGGACATAGAAGAGATGGTGGCTTATACACTGCGCATGATGCGCGACGGAGGGATTTACGATCAGCTCGGCTTCGGCTTCCACCGCTACGCCGTGGATCCCGAGTGGCGTGTCCCCCATTTTGAAAAGATGCTCTATGATCAGGCTCTTATTGCGATTACCTGCCTGGAGGCATTCCAAGCCTATGGTGATGAATTTCTGAAGGATATGGCCATGGAGATATTCTCCTTTGTCTTTGATGAGTTGACTTCGCCAGATGGAGGCTTCTGTTCGGGGCTTGGCGCTGACAGCGGGGGGGGCGAGGGGTACTATTATCTCTGGTCGCGCGGGGAGATAGACCGAAATCTGGATGGGGAGACTTCCCGTCTCTTCTGCGAGGCCTTTGGTGTTACAGATACCGGCAACTTCGAGGGGGGCAACATCCTGTATCAGCCCCGCTCCGTCGCCCTGCTTGCCCGAGAAAACGGTCTGGATGCCGGAGAACTCGACAGGCGCCTGGAAACTGCCCGTGCAAAACTGCTGGAGGTGCGCGCCGAGCGGGTTAGGCCTTTTCGGGACGAGAAGATTCTTGTCGCCTGGAACGGCCTCATGGTTGCGGCATTGGCTCGGGGGGCTGCCGTGAGTGGGGAACAGCGACTGCTGGAGGCGGCCAGATCTGCGGTCAGGTTTATCGCCCGGAATTTGCACACTCCGGCGGGGCGTCTGCTGCGAAGCTATCATCAGAGCGTGGCCTCTGTGCCCGCCTTTCTGGAGGACTATGCTTTCCTCTGTTGGGGGATGGTCGAGCTTTACCAGGTTGATGGTGATCCTGTCATGCTTCAGGGGGCGCTCGGTTTGGCCCGGGGGATGCTGGACCTGTTCAGTGACGCGGTAACGGGCGCTTTCTATGATACTGCTTCCGAAGCTGAGCAGGTCCTCGTCAGGATGAAAAACGCACATGACGGGGCAATCCCGTCCGGAAATTCCATTGCCTGTCTCTGTCTGCTGAAGCTGGGAAAGATCTGCGGTGATGAGGCGCTGACACATGCGGGGGAACGGTGCCTGGTCTCCTGGATGGGGAGTCTTGCGGAGCAGCCGATTGCCCATATCCAGATGGTTACAGCCCTCGACTTCTTCCTTGGCCCGGATGTGGAGATAACACTGATTGGCGACCGAGATAAGCCCGGGGTAAGGGAGTTGCTGAACGTGATCCACCGATACTTCATTCCTGGTCTTGTCCTTCGATTCAAGGGGGATGGTGATGTATACCCCATGGTCGGCGGTTTGCCGACAGCGTATGTATGCGCCAGGGGAGCCTGCCGCCCCCCGGTGAACGATGCGGCCCAATTGGAGCAACTGCTCAGTGAGATCGTGTGA
- the pilQ gene encoding type IV pilus secretin family protein: MMWMRRQSILLALSLAVVSGFSSLMPNSAESAQDMSQVTHKTLAAIESITVLGEGSAAELVIKLSAPTTYTSYRTTSPLRLVIDLSQSGQGAIMAPVVLNSGNFKAVTVSSYDTDAGVLTRLDVELVKDADAVLSVSKEKPTEIRVSFPSLSSPITETPVSAAVTDNSVVTGNSSPQPQETTAAIPEPVPSAQSATIRALTAVSVKNNAIVLAIDGGVGEFTAFRLSKPDRFAIDLHGVKSVLASRLFSVNAFGVSSVRLGLYPDKVRVVLDAVDGALPKVVAEKTNEGIRVAPMDTSSVSVATRGDGATASTANNGPAPASRADDMKPAATLSVPRVDMIDFQVVNGISRVAVKVVGNAVAEPPEKSPGFVTLTIKNTSLPKSLQRSLEAKGFWSPVLRVTPLLVTTRKGTDTKIRIAMRKTVPYEYRREGDMLFIDFKNPEGMIAEKPAVPYLVAKSGEEPPGSDAALRSELASSPDPSRKPLGSAKEYWGRKVTLEFADAEVRKIFQLLSEVSNKNFVLGDDVTGTISIKLVNVPWDQALDIILDAKDLETREIGNVLTIKKRGAFKEQLVKQTTYTEYFSVNYSDAKSIKPQLEALLDPVLLKEKLATITADDRTNTIIVTSVQSDIDRIRAHLVKMDIPEKQVMIEARIVEATSTFTRSLGVNWGVHYTDASGSLLGITQLDTGFGGITTAPPTSGTGDSAGGNMGISFGALGNGVQLDMRLSAAATAGLIKIISCPKVATLNNKKAKIAQGQQIPYTASDGDNVETKFVEAALSLEVTPHINANGTISMNIVAKNDSMGDAVGSSTAPAINTKEATTEMLLRDGETTVIGGIFVDTDNDSDAGVPFLMDIPAIGKFFKTNSKTKTKTELLVFITPRIMATTL, from the coding sequence ATGATGTGGATGAGAAGACAATCAATTCTTTTGGCGCTTTCATTGGCAGTTGTTTCTGGCTTTTCGAGCCTTATGCCGAATTCCGCCGAATCCGCACAGGATATGTCGCAAGTTACTCACAAAACTCTTGCCGCAATCGAGTCGATAACGGTGCTCGGGGAAGGGAGCGCGGCGGAACTTGTTATCAAACTGTCCGCACCGACCACCTACACCAGTTACAGGACCACGTCTCCCTTGCGGCTTGTTATAGACCTTTCCCAGTCAGGCCAAGGTGCGATCATGGCGCCGGTAGTGCTGAACAGTGGCAATTTCAAGGCTGTTACAGTAAGCAGTTATGACACCGACGCCGGAGTGTTGACCCGCCTGGATGTAGAACTTGTTAAGGATGCTGATGCCGTTCTGAGTGTGTCAAAAGAAAAACCGACTGAAATCCGGGTCTCATTCCCGTCGCTATCTTCTCCCATCACGGAAACGCCCGTTTCAGCTGCTGTTACGGACAATTCCGTAGTTACAGGAAATTCTTCGCCGCAGCCCCAGGAAACCACGGCAGCTATACCGGAACCGGTCCCGTCAGCACAAAGCGCAACTATCCGTGCCCTGACGGCTGTGTCCGTCAAGAACAATGCTATCGTACTCGCCATTGATGGCGGTGTTGGTGAGTTTACAGCGTTCCGGCTGAGTAAGCCTGATCGTTTCGCGATAGATCTCCATGGCGTGAAGAGTGTTCTGGCGTCGAGATTGTTTTCCGTAAATGCTTTTGGCGTTTCATCAGTTCGTTTGGGACTTTACCCTGACAAGGTGCGTGTCGTGCTTGATGCGGTCGATGGTGCTTTGCCCAAGGTGGTTGCGGAGAAAACAAACGAGGGCATACGCGTGGCGCCGATGGATACCTCTTCAGTATCCGTAGCCACCCGGGGGGACGGTGCGACCGCCTCAACCGCGAACAATGGGCCAGCACCTGCCTCCCGGGCCGATGATATGAAACCAGCCGCTACTCTGTCCGTGCCACGTGTCGACATGATTGATTTTCAGGTTGTAAATGGTATTTCCCGTGTTGCCGTGAAAGTGGTCGGTAATGCCGTTGCGGAGCCGCCTGAAAAGAGTCCTGGCTTTGTGACGCTGACCATCAAGAATACGAGTCTACCCAAGAGCTTGCAACGCTCCTTGGAAGCAAAGGGCTTTTGGTCTCCGGTTTTGCGCGTTACCCCGCTTCTTGTGACTACCCGTAAGGGAACAGACACGAAAATCCGCATTGCCATGCGGAAAACGGTGCCGTATGAGTATCGTCGTGAAGGTGACATGCTTTTCATTGATTTCAAGAACCCGGAAGGCATGATTGCTGAGAAACCGGCAGTACCTTATCTGGTTGCGAAAAGTGGCGAGGAGCCTCCTGGCAGCGATGCCGCGCTTAGGTCCGAGCTTGCCTCTTCCCCGGACCCTTCACGCAAGCCATTAGGATCCGCAAAGGAGTACTGGGGGAGAAAGGTCACTCTCGAGTTTGCTGATGCTGAGGTGCGTAAAATATTCCAGTTGTTATCCGAAGTGAGTAACAAGAATTTCGTGCTGGGAGACGATGTGACTGGAACCATAAGCATCAAACTGGTCAATGTGCCCTGGGATCAGGCTCTGGATATCATTCTTGATGCAAAAGACCTTGAAACGCGTGAAATAGGGAATGTCTTGACAATCAAAAAACGAGGTGCGTTTAAGGAACAGTTGGTAAAGCAAACCACGTATACGGAGTACTTTTCCGTTAACTACAGTGATGCAAAATCGATCAAGCCGCAATTAGAAGCGTTGCTTGATCCTGTTCTGTTAAAGGAAAAGTTGGCTACCATCACTGCTGATGACCGTACTAACACGATTATTGTCACTTCCGTGCAGTCGGATATAGACAGAATTAGGGCACATCTGGTGAAGATGGATATTCCGGAAAAGCAGGTCATGATCGAAGCGCGCATAGTGGAGGCCACATCCACCTTTACCCGCAGTCTGGGGGTGAACTGGGGAGTTCACTACACCGATGCTTCCGGGTCGCTGCTGGGGATTACCCAGCTGGATACCGGCTTCGGCGGCATAACAACCGCTCCGCCTACCAGCGGTACCGGAGATTCAGCAGGTGGAAATATGGGCATTTCCTTCGGTGCCCTGGGGAATGGTGTCCAGCTTGATATGCGGCTAAGCGCCGCAGCCACCGCTGGTTTGATCAAGATCATCTCCTGCCCAAAGGTTGCTACGCTTAATAATAAGAAAGCCAAGATCGCTCAAGGGCAGCAGATTCCCTATACTGCATCTGATGGTGATAATGTGGAGACAAAGTTTGTCGAAGCTGCCCTGTCGCTCGAGGTTACGCCGCACATCAACGCCAACGGCACCATCAGCATGAACATTGTAGCAAAGAATGATTCTATGGGGGACGCCGTGGGTAGTTCTACTGCGCCTGCCATCAATACCAAAGAGGCAACGACTGAGATGCTGCTGCGTGACGGAGAGACAACCGTTATTGGCGGCATATTCGTGGACACTGACAATGATTCGGATGCTGGCGTTCCCTTCCTTATGGATATTCCGGCTATCGGTAAGTTCTTTAAGACGAACAGCAAAACAAAAACCAAGACTGAACTGCTGGTTTTTATTACACCGCGTATCATGGCGACGACTCTGTAA
- a CDS encoding PilZ domain-containing protein: MPDRKFNRIRFESQTTVRMADQSFEALTENLSLNGLYIRTDRQLPLGKRAAISLNLPSASTSSTITVDGEVVRNDKNGMAFQFKSMDFELFSHLKTVIGRKAPLRLNEYYLV; this comes from the coding sequence ATGCCTGACAGAAAATTCAACAGAATCAGATTCGAATCACAGACCACGGTGAGAATGGCAGACCAGAGCTTCGAGGCTCTGACTGAAAACCTCAGTCTCAATGGCTTGTACATCAGGACTGACCGTCAACTCCCACTCGGGAAGAGAGCCGCCATATCCCTGAACCTACCCAGCGCATCCACCAGTTCGACCATCACCGTGGACGGCGAGGTAGTGCGGAACGACAAGAACGGCATGGCATTTCAGTTCAAATCAATGGACTTTGAATTATTTTCCCACCTCAAGACGGTCATAGGCAGAAAGGCACCGCTCCGGCTGAATGAGTACTACCTTGTTTGA
- a CDS encoding WYL domain-containing protein, which produces MLRFTPERSRRIRGEILHEEQREEILDDGTLILTVPAPQQAEIMMEILRHGSHVEVLESTWLREKVVVQSWRWQLPGIHACSPPLNACCHRETKALVWRE; this is translated from the coding sequence GTGCTTAGATTCACTCCGGAACGGTCCCGCAGGATCAGGGGGGAGATCTTGCACGAGGAACAGCGGGAAGAAATCCTGGATGACGGCACGCTGATCCTGACAGTTCCCGCTCCCCAACAAGCGGAGATCATGATGGAGATTCTTAGACACGGCTCGCACGTGGAGGTACTGGAGTCAACGTGGCTGCGGGAGAAAGTCGTTGTGCAGAGCTGGAGGTGGCAGTTGCCAGGTATTCATGCTTGTAGCCCCCCTCTGAACGCGTGTTGTCATAGGGAGACAAAAGCCCTTGTTTGGAGAGAATAA
- a CDS encoding PilN domain-containing protein — protein sequence MIKINLLPVRAAKKKETAVQQIAIFCAGVVLVLAVIMTMFFVKKTQIADTRNDIATANDKINELKKRIGKLEELKTLKDQVKKKLDVLTQLRKNKIGPARRLATLSDCTPDKLWLTSYGETGTDIKISGFALNEDLIAAFMRNIESSSDYMGVELLVSEQKEMDGSKIKRFDLACKLQMSNEPPAEEKASVPQ from the coding sequence ATGATAAAGATTAACCTCTTGCCGGTCAGGGCTGCAAAAAAGAAGGAGACTGCCGTTCAGCAGATTGCTATTTTCTGCGCCGGCGTCGTGCTTGTGCTGGCCGTAATTATGACCATGTTTTTTGTGAAAAAAACGCAGATAGCGGATACAAGAAACGATATTGCGACAGCAAACGATAAGATTAATGAGCTGAAAAAGAGAATCGGAAAGCTGGAGGAATTGAAAACACTCAAAGATCAGGTCAAGAAAAAACTAGATGTCCTGACCCAGTTGCGCAAGAACAAAATCGGCCCTGCGCGTAGGCTTGCCACCCTGAGTGACTGCACTCCTGATAAGTTGTGGCTTACTTCCTATGGCGAAACAGGTACTGATATCAAGATCTCGGGCTTTGCCCTCAATGAGGACCTGATAGCGGCCTTTATGAGAAATATCGAATCGTCATCCGATTATATGGGAGTTGAACTTCTTGTTTCCGAACAGAAAGAGATGGATGGCTCAAAAATTAAACGCTTCGATCTTGCATGCAAACTACAAATGTCCAATGAGCCCCCAGCGGAAGAGAAAGCTTCCGTACCCCAATAG
- a CDS encoding helicase, with protein sequence MLEIVEAGSQGVGLSGGQKKRNNVTVPFTYLGSVDMVSFESERPIKMVWQLRYAMPVEMFEDNRRVG encoded by the coding sequence GTGCTTGAAATTGTTGAGGCGGGATCACAGGGAGTTGGTCTTTCCGGTGGGCAGAAGAAGCGGAACAACGTGACGGTGCCGTTCACCTATCTGGGGTCGGTGGATATGGTGAGTTTCGAGAGTGAACGGCCGATCAAGATGGTCTGGCAGCTCAGGTATGCGATGCCGGTAGAGATGTTTGAGGATAATCGAAGGGTTGGGTAA
- a CDS encoding pilus assembly protein PilP — protein MTRNLSNNKYLIGMLIGIASVGFFAQGCKKDEPNPEPVSSVKSESDKIPKVEKPVQQQLSSPVKLSPLASNQFDFSSKKDPFKPHLVAKKPPVPVFARSKRVSALALPIHRFDVNNYKVIGIITGIRENQAMVTDPNGKGYVIKVGMTIGKNEGRITSISQSGVTVLEQFQDDNGRVRKEYIKINLPRKQ, from the coding sequence ATGACAAGAAACCTGTCAAACAATAAATATCTGATAGGGATGCTGATTGGGATCGCGTCAGTTGGTTTTTTCGCTCAGGGTTGTAAAAAAGACGAGCCGAATCCGGAGCCTGTTTCTTCGGTTAAGTCCGAATCTGACAAGATACCAAAAGTTGAGAAGCCGGTACAGCAACAACTCAGTTCTCCTGTGAAACTGAGTCCGCTTGCCTCTAATCAGTTCGACTTCAGTTCGAAAAAGGATCCATTCAAACCACATCTTGTTGCCAAAAAACCTCCTGTGCCTGTTTTTGCAAGGTCGAAGCGCGTTAGCGCACTCGCTTTACCAATTCACCGTTTTGATGTCAATAACTATAAAGTAATAGGGATAATTACCGGGATCAGAGAGAATCAGGCCATGGTAACGGACCCCAATGGTAAGGGATATGTAATAAAGGTCGGGATGACGATAGGTAAAAACGAGGGGCGCATTACGTCCATATCCCAGAGTGGCGTAACTGTTCTGGAGCAATTCCAGGATGATAATGGCAGAGTACGCAAGGAATATATTAAAATCAACCTGCCCAGGAAACAGTAA
- a CDS encoding type IV pilus inner membrane component PilO, whose product MDPQVEKILKLPTKQKILILALVLLVEAAALVWFLYLPKYREHKSMKEELSKLQSEVDEKTRISANLQRMQNEYDQLNRELIQALTELPNSKEIPSLLTSITTLGKSAGLDFLVFRPKGEIQKDFYAEVPVDISVAGSYYSVANFFAAVSNLPRIVNINNVVFTDIKSSNTRVMTKVNCLATTFRFLDKKEIANDKKPVKQ is encoded by the coding sequence ATGGATCCACAAGTAGAAAAAATACTCAAGCTCCCAACGAAACAGAAGATCCTTATTCTTGCGCTTGTACTGCTTGTTGAAGCAGCAGCACTGGTCTGGTTTTTATATTTGCCCAAGTATCGTGAACATAAAAGCATGAAGGAAGAGTTGAGCAAGTTGCAGAGCGAGGTCGATGAAAAAACCAGAATCTCTGCGAATCTTCAGCGCATGCAGAACGAGTATGATCAACTTAACCGTGAACTGATTCAGGCATTAACAGAACTGCCCAACTCAAAGGAGATACCGTCTCTCTTGACCAGCATCACGACGCTTGGAAAAAGTGCCGGTCTCGATTTTCTGGTATTCAGGCCAAAAGGAGAGATTCAAAAAGATTTTTATGCTGAAGTTCCGGTGGACATAAGCGTTGCAGGTTCCTATTACAGTGTGGCTAATTTTTTTGCTGCTGTTTCCAATCTCCCGAGAATCGTAAATATAAACAATGTTGTTTTTACCGACATAAAGAGTTCCAACACCAGAGTCATGACAAAGGTTAATTGCCTTGCAACAACCTTCCGATTCCTTGACAAGAAAGAGATTGCTAATGACAAGAAACCTGTCAAACAATAA